A stretch of the Paenibacillus dendritiformis genome encodes the following:
- a CDS encoding rod shape-determining protein encodes MLSKDIGIDLGTANVLIHIKGKGVVLDEPAVVAIESDAKRVLAVGEEARRMVGRTPGNIVPIRPLKDGVIADFEITETMLKHFISRVGGRKWYSHPRILICAPTNITSVEQKAIREAAERSGAKEVFLEEEPKAAAIGAGMDIFQPSGNMVVDIGGGTTDVAVLSMGDVVTASSIKVAGDKFDDAIMRYIKQKYKLLIGERTSEDIKVNIGTVRPSGSGHEREMDIRGRDMVSGLPYTVTITSNEVREALWDPISSIVAAAKSVLERTPPELSADIIDRGVILTGGGALMDGLDELLAEELKVPVLIAEDPMHCVVKGTGMMLDNLDKVIKKRFV; translated from the coding sequence ATGCTAAGCAAGGATATCGGAATCGACTTAGGAACGGCGAACGTTCTCATTCATATCAAGGGGAAGGGGGTTGTGCTCGACGAGCCGGCCGTCGTCGCGATTGAGAGCGATGCCAAGCGCGTGCTTGCCGTTGGGGAAGAAGCGCGAAGAATGGTTGGACGGACCCCGGGCAATATTGTGCCGATCCGTCCCTTAAAGGACGGCGTCATCGCCGATTTTGAAATTACGGAGACAATGCTGAAGCATTTCATCTCACGCGTCGGCGGCCGCAAATGGTACTCGCATCCACGGATTCTGATTTGCGCCCCGACGAATATTACCTCTGTCGAGCAGAAAGCGATCCGCGAAGCGGCCGAGCGGAGCGGCGCGAAGGAAGTCTTTTTGGAAGAGGAGCCGAAGGCGGCGGCGATCGGCGCAGGCATGGATATATTCCAGCCGAGCGGCAATATGGTCGTCGACATCGGTGGCGGAACGACGGACGTGGCCGTGTTGTCCATGGGGGATGTCGTGACCGCCTCTTCTATTAAAGTTGCGGGGGACAAGTTCGACGACGCGATTATGCGCTATATCAAGCAGAAGTACAAGCTGCTGATCGGGGAGCGCACCTCCGAGGATATCAAGGTGAACATCGGTACGGTTCGGCCGTCGGGATCCGGCCATGAGCGCGAGATGGATATCCGGGGCCGCGATATGGTATCCGGCCTTCCATATACGGTAACGATCACATCGAACGAAGTGCGTGAAGCCCTATGGGATCCGATCTCCTCCATTGTGGCCGCCGCCAAATCGGTATTGGAACGGACACCGCCGGAATTGTCGGCGGATATTATCGATCGCGGAGTCATTCTGACCGGGGGAGGCGCGCTGATGGACGGATTGGACGAGCTGTTGGCCGAGGAGCTGAAGGTTCCGGTGCTGATTGCGGAAGATCCGATGCATTGCGTCGTCAAGGGAACGGGCATGATGCTCGATAATTTGGATAAAGTCATTAAGAAACGGTTCGTATAA
- the spoIIID gene encoding sporulation transcriptional regulator SpoIIID: protein MHDYIKERTIKIGRCIVETKHTVRTIAKEFGVSKSTVHKDLTERLPEINPDLADQVKHILEYHKSVRHLRGGEATKIKYKKSSSKKREVMTAGKS, encoded by the coding sequence GTGCACGATTACATCAAAGAACGGACCATAAAAATCGGCCGCTGCATCGTCGAGACCAAGCATACGGTTCGCACTATCGCCAAAGAGTTCGGCGTATCCAAGAGCACGGTACACAAAGATTTGACCGAACGGCTGCCCGAAATTAATCCCGATTTGGCGGACCAGGTGAAGCACATTCTCGAGTACCATAAATCTGTGCGCCATCTGCGGGGAGGGGAAGCGACCAAGATCAAATACAAGAAATCGAGCTCAAAAAAACGTGAAGTGATGACGGCAGGCAAGTCGTAA